Proteins from a single region of Mumia flava:
- a CDS encoding alpha/beta fold hydrolase: MASDGTPISVHSRGATLAVYRDGDPSGPTVVLVHGFPDDHSVWDRAVPLLSDLDVVRYDVRGAGASSVPGDVDGYRIERLVDDLAAVIDAVRPDGEPVHLVGHDWGSVQLWAGVFAAAEDPRLTGRLASFTSISGPDLRLYGGFLRAAWRDRRLGVLCRQLAKSWYVGAFQVPRLPEAGFDRASETIRSVLRRSQRFDRYGGDPWGPDLARNASNGVNLYRANAFRQLGGLAPEPTDVPVTLVVPTRDDFLSPELYEDLPRRVPELDRVDVDAGHWMVWTHPERTAEVIRRRVAA; this comes from the coding sequence ATGGCTTCCGACGGCACTCCGATCAGTGTGCACTCCCGTGGCGCGACTCTCGCGGTCTACCGCGACGGGGATCCGTCCGGGCCGACGGTCGTGCTGGTTCACGGCTTCCCCGACGACCACAGCGTGTGGGACCGCGCGGTGCCGTTGCTCTCCGACCTGGACGTCGTCCGCTACGACGTGCGTGGTGCGGGCGCTTCCTCGGTGCCCGGCGACGTCGACGGCTATCGGATCGAGCGCCTGGTCGACGATCTCGCCGCCGTCATCGACGCCGTACGACCGGACGGCGAGCCCGTGCACCTGGTCGGGCACGACTGGGGCTCGGTCCAGCTCTGGGCCGGGGTCTTCGCCGCCGCGGAGGACCCGCGCCTGACGGGGAGGCTGGCGTCCTTCACGTCGATCAGCGGTCCGGACCTGCGGCTGTACGGCGGGTTCCTGCGGGCCGCGTGGCGCGACCGCCGGCTCGGCGTGCTGTGCCGGCAGCTGGCGAAGTCGTGGTACGTCGGGGCGTTCCAGGTGCCGCGGCTGCCCGAGGCCGGGTTCGACCGGGCCTCGGAGACGATCCGCAGCGTGCTCCGGCGCAGCCAGCGCTTCGACCGGTACGGCGGGGACCCGTGGGGGCCCGATCTGGCGCGCAACGCCTCGAACGGCGTCAACCTCTACCGCGCCAACGCGTTCCGGCAGCTCGGGGGGCTCGCTCCGGAGCCGACCGACGTGCCGGTCACCCTCGTCGTGCCGACCCGCGACGACTTCCTGTCGCCGGAGCTGTACGAGGACCTCCCGCGCCGCGTGCCCGAGCTCGACC
- the sucC gene encoding ADP-forming succinate--CoA ligase subunit beta: MDLMEYQAKELFAKHGVPVTLGVVANTPEEAQQGAEDLGGGAVVVKAQVKAGGRGKAGGVKLAKTPQEARDRADDILGMEIKGLTVNRVLIAPAASIEDEYYFSFLLDRSNRRYLCIASVEGGVEIEEVAKTNPDAVKQIPIDPSTGVDAAKAREIAETAGFPAELLDQAATTIEQLYQVFVNEDATLVEVNPLARLAGDKLEALDGKVSLDENADFRHADHAAFEDKEAADPLEAKAKAKGLNYVKLDGQVGIIGNGAGLVMSTLDVVAYAGEAHGGVKPANFLDIGGGASAEVMANGLDVILHDPQVVAVFVNVFGGITACDAVANGIVGALDLLGDEASKPLVVRLDGNNVEEGRRILNERNHPLVTLVDTMDGAADRAAELANA, translated from the coding sequence GTGGATCTGATGGAGTACCAGGCGAAGGAGCTCTTCGCCAAGCACGGGGTTCCCGTGACGCTCGGCGTCGTGGCGAACACCCCGGAGGAGGCGCAGCAGGGCGCCGAGGACCTGGGCGGCGGCGCAGTCGTCGTGAAGGCTCAGGTCAAGGCCGGTGGCCGCGGCAAGGCCGGTGGCGTGAAGCTCGCGAAGACTCCGCAGGAGGCCCGCGACCGCGCCGACGACATCCTCGGGATGGAGATCAAGGGACTCACGGTCAACCGGGTCCTGATCGCTCCTGCCGCGTCGATCGAGGACGAGTACTACTTCTCGTTCCTCCTCGACCGCTCGAACCGCCGCTACCTGTGCATCGCCAGCGTGGAGGGCGGCGTCGAGATCGAGGAGGTCGCCAAGACCAACCCCGACGCCGTCAAGCAGATCCCGATCGACCCGTCCACCGGTGTCGACGCCGCCAAGGCCCGCGAGATCGCGGAGACCGCAGGCTTCCCCGCGGAGCTGCTCGACCAGGCCGCGACCACGATCGAGCAGCTGTACCAGGTGTTCGTGAACGAGGACGCGACGCTCGTCGAGGTGAACCCGCTCGCGCGCCTGGCCGGCGACAAGCTCGAGGCCCTCGACGGCAAGGTCTCGCTCGACGAGAACGCCGACTTCCGGCACGCGGACCACGCCGCGTTCGAGGACAAGGAGGCCGCCGACCCGCTCGAGGCCAAGGCGAAGGCGAAGGGCCTCAACTACGTCAAGCTCGACGGCCAGGTCGGGATCATCGGCAACGGCGCGGGCCTCGTCATGTCGACCCTCGACGTCGTCGCGTACGCCGGTGAGGCGCACGGCGGCGTCAAGCCTGCGAACTTCCTCGACATCGGCGGCGGCGCGTCCGCCGAGGTGATGGCCAACGGCCTCGACGTGATCCTGCACGACCCGCAGGTCGTCGCGGTCTTCGTCAACGTCTTCGGCGGCATCACCGCCTGCGACGCGGTCGCCAACGGCATCGTCGGGGCGCTCGACCTGCTCGGTGACGAGGCCTCCAAGCCGCTGGTCGTGCGGCTGGACGGCAACAACGTCGAGGAGGGTCGCCGTATCCTCAACGAACGCAACCACCCGCTCGTGACCCTCGTGGACACGATGGACGGCGCCGCCGACCGCGCCGCCGAGCTGGCGAACGCATAA
- the sucD gene encoding succinate--CoA ligase subunit alpha: protein MSIFLNNNSKVIVQGITGGEGTKHTALMLKAGSDIVGGVNARKAGTTVSHVDASGADVELPVFGSVSEAIEKTGANTSVVFVPPAFTKDAVIEAIDAGIELLVVITEGVPVQDTAEFFAYAQEKGTTRIIGPNCPGIITPGVSLAGITPATISGSGPIGLVSKSGTLTYQMMFELADYGFSTAIGIGGDPIIGTTHIDALAAFEADPETKAIVMIGEIGGDAEERAAAYIAENVTKPVVGYVAGFTAPEGKTMGHAGAIVSGSSGTAEAKKEALEAAGVKVGKTPSETAELMRAILKDLG, encoded by the coding sequence ATGTCGATCTTCCTGAACAACAACTCCAAGGTCATCGTCCAGGGCATCACCGGCGGTGAGGGCACCAAGCACACCGCGCTGATGCTCAAGGCCGGCTCCGACATCGTCGGCGGCGTGAACGCCCGCAAGGCCGGGACCACCGTCAGCCACGTCGACGCCTCCGGCGCCGACGTCGAGCTGCCCGTCTTCGGCTCGGTCTCCGAGGCGATCGAGAAGACCGGCGCGAACACCTCGGTCGTGTTCGTGCCGCCGGCCTTCACCAAGGACGCCGTCATCGAGGCGATCGACGCGGGCATCGAGCTCCTCGTCGTCATCACCGAGGGCGTCCCGGTCCAGGACACCGCCGAGTTCTTCGCGTACGCGCAGGAGAAGGGCACCACGCGGATCATCGGCCCGAACTGCCCCGGCATCATCACGCCGGGCGTCTCGCTCGCGGGCATCACGCCGGCGACGATCTCCGGGTCGGGCCCGATCGGTCTGGTCTCGAAGTCGGGCACGCTGACGTACCAGATGATGTTCGAGCTGGCCGACTACGGTTTCTCGACCGCCATCGGCATCGGGGGCGACCCGATCATCGGGACCACGCACATCGACGCGCTCGCCGCGTTCGAGGCCGACCCCGAGACGAAGGCGATCGTGATGATCGGCGAGATCGGCGGCGACGCCGAGGAGCGGGCCGCGGCCTACATCGCCGAGAACGTCACGAAGCCGGTCGTCGGGTACGTCGCCGGCTTCACCGCGCCGGAGGGCAAGACGATGGGCCACGCCGGCGCCATCGTGTCCGGCTCGTCCGGCACCGCCGAGGCGAAGAAGGAGGCGCTCGAGGCAGCCGGCGTCAAGGTCGGCAAGACGCCGTCCGAGACCGCCGAGCTGATGCGGGCGATCCTCAAGGACCTCGGCTGA
- a CDS encoding sensor domain-containing protein: protein MPKVDEFDTFYDSTSRYVTHLAYAVSGDRVATADAVAEAYEHAWRRWAKVRTTDPLAEVRSEAFHRTRVSRGTHPWRRRHEEDSDVELLEAMAALPARGRRLVVLQTLGELDLSSAAREVQMTDEAAVAATQEAVASLEADLGQSIGQLEGRLLGLAEVSEGIELPRPAHIRRIARRRSRRNTVVVVAAACAAVVAAGVAVAPTEPMSQAAAQERDRVGEASVADAAPGEAITSGSLMTATEVSTIAPGLSWTTVASSSDVADQPSDDASAAADSQQADTVDDTPLTACAPQRWATKNPAARLMREFEAQEKPQTVTQTIEVAQNADQARQAYGRQVSWFANCSVPGIRLLEASRVAGAQGRTTILRLRDSGSPASTITVGISQTGVATTFLLHDARNGAAPTQPFANALTEGTRLICADAAGPCPRSGAKATRAPLPPTSKHATYLALVDLPSLDGQSQPWGGTDPSAPRPNPAATLCDNATFAPKEAKGLDRARSRVYVIPNDKVAPRPFSVAETVARFGNPKQAQAYVAKLQKRIRKCDNRVESASVRTTQRVSGPGYRGRTWRIEFETGPKGRLYYHLALVRRGNLVAEVAQAGNRRVDLGNRTFAQLADRAGQRLANSPG from the coding sequence ATGCCGAAGGTGGACGAGTTCGACACGTTCTACGACTCCACCAGTCGCTACGTCACCCACCTCGCCTACGCCGTCAGCGGCGACCGGGTCGCCACCGCGGACGCGGTCGCGGAGGCGTACGAGCACGCCTGGCGACGGTGGGCCAAGGTCCGCACCACCGATCCGCTCGCCGAGGTCCGCTCCGAGGCCTTCCACCGGACCCGGGTCTCCCGCGGGACGCACCCCTGGCGTCGCCGCCACGAGGAGGACAGCGACGTCGAGCTGCTCGAGGCGATGGCGGCCCTGCCGGCGCGCGGACGTCGCCTCGTGGTGCTCCAGACGCTCGGCGAGCTCGATCTCTCCTCGGCCGCACGCGAGGTCCAGATGACCGACGAGGCCGCGGTCGCCGCGACCCAGGAGGCCGTCGCGAGCCTCGAGGCCGACCTCGGCCAGAGCATCGGACAGCTCGAGGGACGCCTCCTCGGTCTGGCCGAGGTGTCCGAGGGCATCGAGCTGCCGCGCCCCGCGCACATCCGCCGCATCGCCCGTCGCCGCTCACGACGCAACACGGTCGTGGTCGTGGCGGCCGCGTGCGCCGCGGTCGTCGCCGCCGGCGTCGCCGTCGCCCCGACCGAGCCGATGAGCCAGGCCGCGGCCCAGGAGCGCGATCGGGTGGGCGAGGCCTCCGTCGCCGACGCCGCCCCCGGCGAAGCGATCACGAGCGGCTCCCTGATGACCGCGACCGAGGTCTCGACGATCGCACCGGGCCTGAGCTGGACGACGGTCGCGTCCTCGTCCGACGTCGCCGACCAGCCGTCCGACGACGCGAGCGCCGCGGCGGACAGCCAGCAGGCCGACACCGTCGACGACACTCCGCTGACCGCCTGCGCACCCCAGCGGTGGGCCACGAAGAACCCGGCCGCGCGGCTGATGCGCGAGTTCGAGGCGCAGGAGAAGCCGCAGACCGTCACGCAGACCATCGAGGTCGCCCAGAACGCCGACCAGGCCCGGCAGGCCTACGGCCGGCAGGTCTCGTGGTTCGCCAACTGCTCGGTCCCCGGGATCCGTCTGCTGGAGGCCAGCCGGGTCGCGGGAGCGCAGGGCCGGACCACGATCCTGCGGCTGCGCGACTCCGGCTCGCCCGCGAGCACCATCACGGTGGGCATCAGCCAGACCGGCGTCGCCACGACCTTCCTGCTCCACGACGCCCGCAACGGTGCGGCACCGACCCAGCCGTTCGCGAACGCGCTCACGGAGGGCACCCGCCTGATCTGCGCCGACGCGGCCGGCCCTTGCCCGCGCTCGGGCGCGAAGGCGACCCGCGCACCGCTGCCGCCGACGTCGAAGCACGCGACCTACCTCGCCCTCGTCGACCTCCCCAGTCTCGACGGGCAGAGCCAGCCGTGGGGCGGGACCGATCCGTCCGCGCCGCGCCCGAACCCGGCAGCGACGCTCTGCGACAACGCCACGTTCGCCCCCAAGGAGGCCAAGGGTCTCGACCGCGCGCGGTCGCGGGTGTACGTGATCCCGAACGACAAGGTGGCTCCGCGGCCGTTCTCGGTCGCCGAGACCGTCGCCCGGTTCGGCAACCCCAAGCAGGCCCAGGCGTACGTCGCGAAGCTCCAGAAGCGGATCCGCAAGTGCGACAACCGCGTCGAGTCGGCGAGCGTGCGGACCACGCAGCGCGTGTCCGGTCCGGGTTACCGGGGGCGGACCTGGCGGATCGAGTTCGAGACGGGGCCGAAGGGCCGGCTCTACTACCATCTCGCCCTGGTGCGGCGCGGCAACCTCGTCGCCGAGGTCGCGCAGGCCGGCAACCGCAGGGTCGACCTCGGCAACCGGACCTTCGCCCAGCTCGCCGACCGCGCCGGGCAGCGGCTCGCGAACTCCCCAGGCTGA